From the Drosophila sechellia strain sech25 chromosome X, ASM438219v1, whole genome shotgun sequence genome, the window TGGGTGGGCGATGGAGGCGCCGGTCACTTCGTCAAGATGGTACACAACGGCATCGAATACGGTGACATGCAGCTGATCTGCGAGGCGTATCACATCATGCAGAGCCTGGGACTGTCGGCTGACCAGATGGCAGACGAGTTCGGCAAGTGGAACTCGGCCGAACTGGACTCCTTCCTCATCGAAATCACGCGTGATATTCTCAAGTACAAGGACGGCAAAGGTCATCTGCTGGAACGGATTCGCGATACCGCCGGCCAGAAGGGCACAGGCAAGTGGACGGCCATCGCTGCTCTGCAGTATGGAGTGCCTGTGACGCTAATTGGCGAGGCGGTCTTCTCGCGATGCCTGTCGGCTCTGAAGGACGAACGCGTCCAGGCCAGCAGCGTGCTGAAGGGACCCTCGACCAAGGCCGAAGTGGCCAACCTAACCAAGTTCCTCGACGATATCAAGCACGCTCTCTACTGCGCCAAGATCGTGTCCTACGCCCAGGGATTCATGCTCATGCGAGAGGCGGCCAGGGAGAACAAGTGGAGACTCAACTACGGCGGAATCGCGCTGATGTGGCGCGGCGGCTGCATTATCCGCAGCGTCTTTCTGGGCAACATCAAGGACGCATATACGTCGCAGCCGCAGCTGTCCAACCTGCTGCTGGACGACTTCTTCAAGAAGGCCATCGAGCGCGGCCAGGACTCGTGGCGCGAGGTGGTGGCCAATGCCTTTCGCTGGGGCATTCCCGTGCCGGCTCTGTCCACTGCCCTTAGCTTCTACGACGGCTACCGCACGGCCAAGCTGCCAGCCAACTTGCTGCAGGCCCAGAGGGATTACTTCGGCGCCCACACCTATGAGCTGCTGGGCCAGGAGGGTCAGTTCCACCACACGAACTGGACGGGCACCGGCGGCAATGTGTCCGCCAGCACCTACCAGGCGTAGGTTCCACCTGCTCTATTTTCAGCTCATACATTCCATGTCATTGGCGCCGGTGTCTTAgatgtttctttttttctggAGTACTTTAGTACTTATTTATAtcattaatatatatgtatgtatatagaatTTCATAATTGTTGTTAAACATAACATTAAATTGGTGTTTTTTTTGCTAGCAAATGATTTTGATTCCTTGGTTTCATGGATGCAAGTGCCATTTAAAATCAACAATGCGTGTGGTGTGGTGTGTTGTATTGTGTGTGGGTCGAGTCTTTCGAGTTTTGTCTTCATCTGGAGACGCCTCCTGCTCCTACCGCTCCTTCCCTGCTATTGTACTCTCTTCAGCTAGCGCGTTTTCCGCTCCTTATTTCCCTCAGTCGTCCGAGGGCTTCAGGGTCTTCTTGTTCTCTATGACCAGTTTGTCAGCGGAGTACAGGTGGCCGATGATTACCTGTGGACATTCAAAGGTTAATAAACTCAACCGGCTGATAAGCGAAAAGGGGCAAAATGGTTACTTTCGATTTCTAATAGGATGGTAATTGAGTTTTCCATTCCCCATATTTGCAAAATCTGATATATATGATAAAACCTactttaaatatacattaatgTTTTTAATCTTTAAATTGGTTGTCTTTGATAAGGGACGTAGTAGTTGGTAGTAGTATTTTTATACCACTAATTATTTGAGTTCCTAACAAATTCGTAAATAAACGACGGCTCTTTTTGGATGCGCTGTGATCTCGAAGACGGAGTGCCTTGCCTTTTCTGGATACTTCTAAGCATTGCTGATAAGGGAGAGGGGTGAATTCCGACGGACCACTCACCTGGCGACGTATCAGCTCCAGATTCTGCTGGCCCTCGGCCATTTGGCGATCGATCTCCGCGTAGTCCCTGGTGCTCCTGTTGGCGCGGAATGTGTCGCGTATTTTGCGGGCAGCGTACATTCTGAATTCCGGAATACATTGCTCATTACTTGCGGCGGTATTTCAATTTCACAACACCTACCTGAAGTTGTACGAGGGCAGCTTCTCCGATTCGCGCAGGAGATTCCTGTATAACGTGATCGCCTGGCGACGAGTCGACATCCTGGTCCTGATCCTGGCCGAATGGAACAGAATAGCGGGCGGGCTGGTGGATTGGAGTGCTGTTTAATTGATGAGTGCTTTGTTTTGACCCTGGTTTCTTGTTTCGGTGCGGCAACTGCCAATTGGACCGCCTGATGACATAAAAATTACATGCGGCAAGCCGGAAAATACTGACTTTTCGGCTGCAAAATACCAGAAACAGCTGACTGAATCACTGTGGTGTCACGTGCGTGAGTCTTAGCGATGACACTGCGTCGAGCGGAAATCATCGCAagtgaataaaataaaactatttttgtgATACTAAATATTATTGCAaaagataaaaaataaattgagtTAATGTGTTAAATTATCCGCAATATTTTAAAGTTGAtgtcaaaataaaaaccaaattaccCGACTCCctttatacaaaataaaacaactgccgcattttttcaattttagttttaattctgtttgttttttccgTAAGAACAATATATTATGTACTCGttgaaaacacaaaataaatatatatattttgttccCGAAATTGTTTCTTTCTTGCACGCGCGCTTGCTTTTTAAATCTGATTTTTGTAGCCTAAAAATGACATTTTTTGTGGTTGTAAACGTACACATAtatccatatacatatatatatttatttatcagtGTTAGTTTTATAAGTAGAGTTTCTTTAGCTTACGTTTAGGCAATAAAATAACTTTATTTCCCTCATCTAATCTAGAATTTtcctctctatctctctctttACACATGTCTATCGCTCTCGCTCTTTCTGCTGCAGCGTTTTTGCTAAGAGCGCTTGTTTtacaatcaataaaaaaaaggtttaatatttaaagtaTGAAtaggtaaaaaaaaacacattcgAAATAAACCTAAGACGCGTCCGATAAAATCGCTGATTAAAGAATATTTACATGGGTGTGTGCTTTCGAGGGTAAGCCGACATTTAGCTGCTAATATTGCTTATGACTATATAACGTACTCATATTAGTGGGGATTTGGATCTTTGTGTTGTTCGGGGTGTCGCTTTCGTTTCGTCAATCTTAATCATTTTCTTTAGTTAAAACGCAGACCATGCTCAGGAATTCGCTATCACTTTGGGTTAATACAAACGCAAAAACAGATCAGATCGCATTGTATCCTATCGCTCTTAGCTATATACTTCTATATATACGTGGGGTACAGCTGACTGAAACTAGGTGCATTACAGactatacacatacatatagtgGTTGTTATATCAACACATAAACAAATTACATAATCACAAACAACAGAATTTTATTTTGGTGGCAGGCTTTCGGTGTGGTTAACGACAATTGCGATGGCTcttcgattccgattccgatcccAGGTCCGATTACCTGTGGCTGCTGTACGTTTTATAGACCCGCGGCGCCCTCGTCGTTCCTGTGGCCGATGTGGATGAGGGTGCGGAGGCAGAGGCGACCGTGGTCGAGCTTGAGGCAGCATGCGACGCGTCCGCTCCCACGGCCAAGACTTGCGCCGTCGTTTCCATATTCAGGGGCAGGGGGTTGTCGTGCTCATCCGAGTGCTCGTAGATGTAGTCGCGCTTCTTGAAGTTGTCGATGATGCGCTTCGTGGACTTCATATGCGCCACAAAGGCTGCCTCCAACTATACAAATGGGGGAGAACGTTAACGAGTTAGAAGGTTGTGCAGTTTGATGGATAAGGGGATATGCTATCGATCTGAACTGAAAATTTATGACATATTGTGAGACTCACGCTGGATGTAAGGTTCATGAATGTGTGGTACTTCTCCAGGACGCCAATAATCTCCTTAAAGCTATTTCCTCGCAGCTGGCGGCGCACCACCGACTCGTACAACTCATTGTCCGCTATCAGATTTCCCACCAGGATGGCCGCATAACTTCCCTTTAGCGTGTGCTCCATGTGGTGGCCGGCTCGTTGTACAACTGTCAAAACCGACCGGCAATTAGCATAGGTCACAGATCATCGATCCGCTGAATACTCACGATTGTTGACTGTCTCCTCCACTTCTTCTTGCTTCTTTTTTCCCTTCTCGTTGCTCTCGAGGAAGGCGTCCGTGTTCTTCTCCACCAATCTGCGGGCGTGGAACATAATATAAAGCAATGCGAAAATGTGACTAGAAATGTTAGTGTGTCCTACCTGGCCAGCTCCTCGCACTTGTAGAAGTACTCAAGCAGAGCTTGCAGTGCACTCACAGATCCCTGCGCTGGTGGATTATCCGCTACGTACTCTGCCGGAGCGGCAGCTTGCATTAAAGCAGCCCGATTGGGCACAGTATGCATGCACAAATTGATTAGCAGTGTAAGAACCTGGAGATGTGGGAATTAGTTTTTGAAATTGGTAAAAGATATTAATCACACACTCACCAGTATGCTTAGCTCAAAGACACATTGGTCGGGAATGTAGTTGGCcgagagcagcagcaaccggAAGCTCGTCTCCACCACATCGCCCCTTTGACCTAGCAGCTCGGCTCCCAACGATGGCTGCGCCTCGTTGAACGTGTGCGTCAGGTTGATCAGTACCTTGAGCACCGGCACCAGCAGCTCGCGCATCGCCACACCCGGATGCTCCTTGTTGCTGCCACCACCATCCGAAGGATGCAGCATTATTTGTCGGCTGCAAAGGCGGTATAATTGGCAGAGCGTCTCCACTGCTTTTCCCTGGCCAGAGGTGAGCATGTAGCGCTGGTTCGCCTCATTGTGCTGTGTCACGTTTTCGAGGACTCGCAGACATCGCGCCACCGTTTGCATGTTATCCAGCAGCGTCGGCTGCCAGTCAATCTCCGTGTCGCAGGCAATCACCGGGCTGCAGAAGTCTGAGATGGTCTTGATAATGTGCTCCAGGCCACCCAGCTTGCGCAGATCCTCTTTAAACCATTCGCCCGCGCGCTTGGATGTCAGCGATAGCAGCGTTTCCATTGCCAGCGTGCCAACAGTCAGAGAATCAACGTTGAGATGCGTTCCCTTGCCCTGCGCCTTGATCTCCTCGCACAACTCGCGCACCTTCTGCTTGTTGCGGTCGTAGCCCGCTCTATCCGGGTGCCCAGACTCCGTGCTGCCACCCACGCCGTCCGCCTCCAGAAGGTTGATCATCAGCTCCAAGGAGTCGCGATCCAGGTCCATGTTGAGGCCCTCCTGGGAAAGAATGTACATGATGGCCGAGGTGCACAGGCCCAGGCTGAGGTCCTTGTTGGCGTCGGATAATGCCTACAGTTAAATAGTCAGTTAATTAACAAAGAGGTTTTTTGTTCACTTTGAAATTAAGCAATAATCTGTACTGATTTAAAGTGGAAAACAATACCAAGTTGGTTAATGTACCAGTGCAATGGTTTAATGGTTTATACAGGCTTTtaatatagaataacaaaataacaaGACAGCTTTCAAAACAAACTTGCTATTCTGGGAACAGCTATACCGAAAGCTgatattttgaatttgatAAGCTTCAATTACATAATCCAACTATGCAAATAACATGAGCCCAAAGGTGGTTTGGAGCTCAATATATTAAAGAATTGGGGATCTAACTTACTTTGAAGAATTTGGTGACCACGCCATGGGCACGCACGTGCATCCGGAAAGCGGGCATCATACACTTGGCGGCTAGCTGAAGGGCGGAGAGACAGCGTGTTGCCGGAGGATTGTGCGGCTGAAGTGCGTCCAGGATGTACTCGACATCGTCGTCCATTTCCTGGTACTCGCCGATCTCCTGGATTTGATGGGCCGTCTTAACGTTCCGCACCACTGGATAGTAGTCCTTAGTTTTGCGGTCGACACGAATGGGGCCGCCACCGCCGGTCGCTCCACCTCCACCTGTCGTTGCCCCCGTTCCACCAACGGAAGCACCCGCTGCACTACGCTCTAGGTCGAGTTCTCCGGCAATTGGTTCCAAATCCAGGTCAAAGGCATCGGAACTAGTGGAGGTGGCTGGTACTCCCTGTTTTCCCGCCAGTCGCGAGATCTTTCCGAGGGCAGGGCTATCGCCGCGCAACGTGGATGCGCTGCTGCACGCACTGGAGGAGCCATTGTTGTTCGACGACGGACTGTCACCGAAATCACCGTCGGACTTGCCCGCCGCTAAATGATGCAGGTGATCCTTCGCCCCAGCGACGCCCACGCCAGATGCCGAGGCATTGCTAGCATCGCTGTTGGTTCCACCGCCATTCGCCTCTAGCGCAGCATCCCAACTGTGCTTGTACAGATGCCGCTTGGCCACTGTAGCCTGTTCCGCTTGATCGGATGGCACCAGAGCGCGGCTCTTGAAGATGCTGCCTTTCTTCTTTGAGATGACCAGCTTGACAGCGCCCCGCTGTTCGCCAGAGGACTCAGGTggcgccgccgctgctgctccacCCGCTCCGGCGTTCGCCGCGCCCTGCGAGTCCAGTGTCAATGTTCGCTTAAACTTATCCTTAAACTTGTAATCGCGGGGTGGGGGCGAGGAGGAGGATCCATCGTGCTGCAACGAGGAGTTGTTTGAGTTGTTCGACAGTTCATCTGGATCAGGATCCGGATCATGGTCTGGCGAATGTTCCCTGTGATCTGTGTGCGGAATCTTGGCGGGTGTGGGCTGCTCCTCCTCAGCATCAGGAGTTTCCTGCTCTTTGGGCGCTGGCTCCTGCTGAAGCACCTGCGTTACCTGCTGGTTCTTTCGTTTCCGACCATAGCTTCGTGCCGCTCCACCCGCTACTCCTCCTTCTGCTAGTCGGCTGGCCTCGGCCTTGGCGGACAGATTGGCGGCTATTTTATTAATGTTATTGTTTACGCTTGccaaattattgttattggctCGGGCAGCAGCATTGCGACCCCTTCTCGGTGGAAGTGGGGCTTGTTCCAACTGCTCTTCGTTTGCTGGTACCGTCGCCACCGCCGTTTCGTCCACTTCCATGTCGACTTCCTGTTCGGCTTTTCTGGAGCCCCGAGTGCCCCGCGTGGTTCTTTTGCCCGCTGGTGGCGATGTGGCAGCCGTGGTCGCATCTGTTCCTTTGGCCCTACCTCGGGTTCTGGTCTCCGTGGCGGGTGGAGTTACATCCACATTGTTATTAGCCTTTCTGCCCCTGCCCCGCGTGGCCCTCTTcggctgttgctgttgatCCTCCTCCTCGGTTGGCTCCAAGTCCGTATTGCCATTTAGCCGTGGCACTTCCCCTCGCAGCACAGCCAGTATGTCCTCCTGCAGTGGAGTCTCCGGCACCGCAGATGCTGCTCCCGTGCCCGCTCCGTCGATGGTCATCATCATGGACTCCAGTCGTGACTCAATGTCCGAGGGGGGAGCCACCAGGGAGGAGTGCTGACTCGTCTCTAGATCACTAGTGATCACACTAGATCCCCTGCTGCGAATCACACAACTATCCTCCTGCACAGCCTGCGCTAACAGTTGCGGCGTGCTGTTGCCCTTTGAGGAGATGCTGCCCAGCACCGAGGACTGCGAGTCGAAGTCGTGATCCGATCGGGTTGTTGGTGATATGACTGCGGAGCCTCGCTGCGGATGCAGCTGGTGCAGTTGATGTAGTTGTGATGGTGTATGCTGTGCTTGCTGACTATTGGCCTCGCTGAGAGCCAAATGAGGTGAGGGTGTCTTGAATTCTGAGTTGATCTCGGCGGGGGTGGCTCCAGAAGCTGGAGCGGCACCAGATCCTGCGGCAAGCAGCTGCTTGTGCTTGTGCTTTTTGCTCCTCGACTTCTTTTCACTGCGGGActcggctgctgctgcggctttGGCGATGGCGTTGCGGATCACGTCCGTCTTGATGATCAGTTTGAGCCGCTCCTTCGGCGGCTTGTCCGGGGATATCTTTACCGTGCAGTAGTTGATCTCCGGCggttcctcctcctcgtcctcctcctcttcttcctcctcctcgtcctcgttgGGTTCTAGTGACTGGGACTTGCGTTCCTCGAAAGAATCGCCTGCTGATGCTCCTCCAACTGCCGCAGATGATCCATCAACGGAATCTGCTGCTGGGGGCGGCCTCAGTGGTCTCACTGTGATTTTTGGCGTACTTGCAGGAACTGTTTCGTCTCCGGACCGCTCCGCTGGCTCCTCCTCCGTGACCGAAAGCTGATTCAGTTGGTTCTGGTGAGCGGGCGAGCTGCTCGGCGGCTCCTCGCTATCCGTGCTGACCAAGCGCGAAGTGCCCTGGAAAACGAAAGAGTGCCCATTTAGCTAGGTTCTTCTACTGGGATCCACTATTTCTAATCCTACTTCTGGCTAGCTGATctggcaaatgaaaataagcACTACTGTATCGCGTTCCCGGTAATTAGCACTCCAAGTGAACCGAAATGGGCAAGAACCGACGGATAAATGCGgaacgaaaaacaaaacaccaaCAACTCGGGAGAGCGATTTGACTCCAATTCCGTTTGTTTGCCATGTAAAAGCGCGCGTAATTTCACACTGCTTCGCGCGCTACGCTGCCTTCCCTTTCCCACACACAGGGAATGGTAAGGGAAAGAGAGGGAAACGAAGAAACACGAAGCACTGGTGAGCAAGAGAGGTGGCCGGACGAAAGAGATGACGGAGCGCgtgggagagagagagagagagagagagagagagggtgATCGCATTTGGGGTACTCGGCAAATAGTTAGAGTTGGATAACTGTTCACTGAGTGAAATGTACCCAGAAACGGAGTGGTGAAGAGCAAAAAAGCAGGGGCACCCACTAGTGTGgtggatatattaatttaaattactatTATGTGTATTAGGTAATAGAGGGAAGTAGAAGCAATCAACTGATATTCAGGTCTATAGAGTTTAAAAACCATAATTAGTAAATCCCGGTAACTCACCTTGGAGATGCGTAGCACGATAGGAGGATGTTCTGGCGTGCGGGAGGCGCTGGGAGGATTTGACGCTCCGCCGGATGCGGAGGGCAGTTGGGACGCCGTGGACGCAGTTGCACTTGGCGCTGACGTAGGCGGGGGTAACGACGGCTCCGAACCAGGACTGCCAAACGTGGAACTGATGAAGGCTTCCGACGAAGCGGCGGCAAGTGTTGCCGTCGCCGCGACTTCAGCCGGTTGGCGCCCCGCTTTGGGAATGATCAGATCCTTGGTGGGCGTGGGATAGCGCTCGTCCTCGTCCACTTCGCGGTAGTTGACAGCCTTGCGGGCGCGGCCCAGTACCCGCGAAGGCGGCGCCTCCGGCTTCAGCTTCTTCTCCTCCTTCGGtttcttctgcttctgcttgcTCGAGGCACTGGACGGTTGCTCCGGCTGCTCCGAGGCGGGATCGCTTAGCCCATCGCCATCTCGATCTGAGGCGCCGTAGAACGCACCAGGCGTCGAGGGCGTGGAGGCTGGCGTTGTTGCTGCCTTCTTCTTGGGCGATTTGCGCTTCCGCTCTGCGGAGTTGGCGCCCTTGCCCGGCTTCAGCTTCACTCCGCCCGCCTCCTGGGCACCGGAAGTGGGCGTGAGACCCCCAGCACCAACACCAGCCGACGAGAAATGGTCCCGCATGGGTGATGCCCCGGCTCCACAGTGCGGTAGCTGCTGAATGATCTGGGCTATGACCTCCGGCGGAGCTGTATTCCTCGATTTGAAGAACTTTTTCGGCTTCGGCGGCTCCGGCACCGAAACAGACAGGTCGTTGGGATCGTGATCCTGCGTGGAGGCGGGACTCTGGGAGGGACTGgcggctgctgcagcagccgccgctgccgcagcCATGGGATGGATGGCGGGCATGGTGTAGGTGCGCGTGGAGGTGAAGCCCATCTTGCCCCACTTGCCAACGGTGCCCACGGAACGGGCGACAGTGGGACGGTTGGTGTTCTCCTTCTCTTTGCAGAGCGAGTCCAGCGGCACCACGATGTTCTTGCCCCAGCGCGACATCTTCGCTAGCGGTGGTTCCTTGGCTGGTTCTTGTATCCTCTCACTCTGTGTTGCTGGCTCTAATCCTTGGTGATGTGGTCACTGCAAATGGAGAAACATTAGTTGACCGGTTTCTTGGCAAACGCACAGCAAACGCATCGCTCATTCGAGTAAAGTTCGGACTTTATCCACATGAATTTCACTATACATACAACCATTCGGAAACAGCTGTACAATTCGGTATTTACCATTTCATTATCCTGCAGAGAAACTAGGTAACAGTAAATCGATttaacatatatgtatttgcaGGCCTATTTGGACCAAGAAATGAGCACATGCTGGGGATTATATCGAACCTAGGATTTGGCTGCCCAGATAGGTAGATAAGGACACGGATGACTAGAAACCTAGTTTTATGGCTAGTACCAAT encodes:
- the LOC6616093 gene encoding 6-phosphogluconate dehydrogenase, decarboxylating, with product MSGQADIALIGLAVMGQNLILNMDEKGFVVCAYNRTVAKVKEFLANEAKGTNVIGADSLKDMVSKLKSPRKVMLLVKAGSAVDDFIQQLVPLLSAGDVIIDGGNSEYQDTSRRCDELAKLGLLYVGSGVSGGEEGARHGPSLMPGGHEAAWPLIQPIFQAICAKADGEPCCEWVGDGGAGHFVKMVHNGIEYGDMQLICEAYHIMQSLGLSADQMADEFGKWNSAELDSFLIEITRDILKYKDGKGHLLERIRDTAGQKGTGKWTAIAALQYGVPVTLIGEAVFSRCLSALKDERVQASSVLKGPSTKAEVANLTKFLDDIKHALYCAKIVSYAQGFMLMREAARENKWRLNYGGIALMWRGGCIIRSVFLGNIKDAYTSQPQLSNLLLDDFFKKAIERGQDSWREVVANAFRWGIPVPALSTALSFYDGYRTAKLPANLLQAQRDYFGAHTYELLGQEGQFHHTNWTGTGGNVSASTYQA
- the LOC6616094 gene encoding protein bcn92 — its product is MSTRRQAITLYRNLLRESEKLPSYNFRMYAARKIRDTFRANRSTRDYAEIDRQMAEGQQNLELIRRQVIIGHLYSADKLVIENKKTLKPSDD
- the LOC6616095 gene encoding protein wings apart-like — encoded protein: MSRWGKNIVVPLDSLCKEKENTNRPTVARSVGTVGKWGKMGFTSTRTYTMPAIHPMAAAAAAAAAAASPSQSPASTQDHDPNDLSVSVPEPPKPKKFFKSRNTAPPEVIAQIIQQLPHCGAGASPMRDHFSSAGVGAGGLTPTSGAQEAGGVKLKPGKGANSAERKRKSPKKKAATTPASTPSTPGAFYGASDRDGDGLSDPASEQPEQPSSASSKQKQKKPKEEKKLKPEAPPSRVLGRARKAVNYREVDEDERYPTPTKDLIIPKAGRQPAEVAATATLAAASSEAFISSTFGSPGSEPSLPPPTSAPSATASTASQLPSASGGASNPPSASRTPEHPPIVLRISKGTSRLVSTDSEEPPSSSPAHQNQLNQLSVTEEEPAERSGDETVPASTPKITVRPLRPPPAADSVDGSSAAVGGASAGDSFEERKSQSLEPNEDEEEEEEEEDEEEEPPEINYCTVKISPDKPPKERLKLIIKTDVIRNAIAKAAAAAESRSEKKSRSKKHKHKQLLAAGSGAAPASGATPAEINSEFKTPSPHLALSEANSQQAQHTPSQLHQLHQLHPQRGSAVISPTTRSDHDFDSQSSVLGSISSKGNSTPQLLAQAVQEDSCVIRSRGSSVITSDLETSQHSSLVAPPSDIESRLESMMMTIDGAGTGAASAVPETPLQEDILAVLRGEVPRLNGNTDLEPTEEEDQQQQPKRATRGRGRKANNNVDVTPPATETRTRGRAKGTDATTAATSPPAGKRTTRGTRGSRKAEQEVDMEVDETAVATVPANEEQLEQAPLPPRRGRNAAARANNNNLASVNNNINKIAANLSAKAEASRLAEGGVAGGAARSYGRKRKNQQVTQVLQQEPAPKEQETPDAEEEQPTPAKIPHTDHREHSPDHDPDPDPDELSNNSNNSSLQHDGSSSSPPPRDYKFKDKFKRTLTLDSQGAANAGAGGAAAAAPPESSGEQRGAVKLVISKKKGSIFKSRALVPSDQAEQATVAKRHLYKHSWDAALEANGGGTNSDASNASASGVGVAGAKDHLHHLAAGKSDGDFGDSPSSNNNGSSSACSSASTLRGDSPALGKISRLAGKQGVPATSTSSDAFDLDLEPIAGELDLERSAAGASVGGTGATTGGGGATGGGGPIRVDRKTKDYYPVVRNVKTAHQIQEIGEYQEMDDDVEYILDALQPHNPPATRCLSALQLAAKCMMPAFRMHVRAHGVVTKFFKALSDANKDLSLGLCTSAIMYILSQEGLNMDLDRDSLELMINLLEADGVGGSTESGHPDRAGYDRNKQKVRELCEEIKAQGKGTHLNVDSLTVGTLAMETLLSLTSKRAGEWFKEDLRKLGGLEHIIKTISDFCSPVIACDTEIDWQPTLLDNMQTVARCLRVLENVTQHNEANQRYMLTSGQGKAVETLCQLYRLCSRQIMLHPSDGGGSNKEHPGVAMRELLVPVLKVLINLTHTFNEAQPSLGAELLGQRGDVVETSFRLLLLSANYIPDQCVFELSILVLTLLINLCMHTVPNRAALMQAAAPAEYVADNPPAQGSVSALQALLEYFYKCEELARLVEKNTDAFLESNEKGKKKQEEVEETVNNLVQRAGHHMEHTLKGSYAAILVGNLIADNELYESVVRRQLRGNSFKEIIGVLEKYHTFMNLTSSLEAAFVAHMKSTKRIIDNFKKRDYIYEHSDEHDNPLPLNMETTAQVLAVGADASHAASSSTTVASASAPSSTSATGTTRAPRVYKTYSSHR